From a region of the Microbacterium sp. nov. GSS16 genome:
- a CDS encoding penicillin acylase family protein, producing the protein MTTDIRAAAPPRSLAARIGRIAFLVVATLVVIAVAAAFFLTWTIQRSFPQTSGELSLKGLDESVTVQRDDRGIPTITASTSEDLLFAQGFVHAQDRFFEMDFRRHVTSGRVAEMFGASQVGTDKFLRTLGWRAVAEQEVEALDKTTLGYYQAYADGVNAYLSSRSGAELSLEYAVIGMQNPDYEPEPWEPADSVAWLKAMAWDLRTNIEDETDRALLAARLADTGETTEQTGALIERIYPEYPFGKNPVIVPEISPVDPVTTDATPASFSGSGDAEIADALRTVEWREADSVIEAASMLLGGAGEGIGSNSWVVSGDLTESGMPLLANDPHLGAALPSVWYQVQLKCRKVSEACPFDVGGFSFSGMPGVVIGHNANIAWGFTNLTTDVADLYVEKLDGDSYWRDGALAPLEVEKDVIKVAGGDDVPLTIRRTAHGPIISGLTDDFTAIGEDPVVGDADAPLPLAGAPEIPAGDTAVSLRWTALDPGTTPSALFAMNTADDFASFRRAASLFDVPAQNLVYADLEGNIGYQAPGRLPIRGVGDGTLPQPGWDSAYDWQGFIPFDELPVSYNPPEGYIVTANNAIVGDDYDYFLSKDWDYGYRAARIAHLIERRSAAAPLSAQDMREIQMDDEMWIGKQLVAAMEGVPVERKGPKAAVDLLRTWDVQNTPDSPAAAYANVLWSNLVHNVFIDREVPMPVGDQGRLFTVVGQMLEDENDPLWQNERVGVDDMQSMLALAADQAYDELAELQGGDVTAWRWGDLHALSLTHSTLGTSGIAPIEMLFNRGPYRVGGGASVVNATGWRLGESYATVTVPSMRMVIDLDDFDASTWNHLTGASGHAFDAHYTDQTADWAEGIQKPWAFTKKAVGKATVDRLVLTPAG; encoded by the coding sequence ATGACGACTGATATCCGCGCTGCGGCACCACCGCGCAGCCTCGCCGCACGCATCGGAAGAATCGCGTTCCTCGTCGTCGCCACCCTCGTGGTGATCGCCGTCGCCGCCGCTTTCTTCCTCACCTGGACGATCCAGCGATCATTCCCGCAGACGTCGGGTGAGCTGTCGCTGAAGGGTCTGGACGAGTCGGTGACCGTGCAGCGCGACGACCGCGGCATCCCGACCATCACCGCCTCCACGTCAGAGGATCTGCTCTTCGCGCAGGGCTTCGTGCACGCGCAGGACCGCTTCTTCGAGATGGACTTCCGCCGGCACGTCACCTCGGGCCGCGTGGCGGAGATGTTCGGCGCCTCGCAGGTGGGCACCGACAAGTTCCTGCGCACGCTCGGCTGGCGCGCGGTCGCCGAGCAGGAGGTCGAGGCGCTCGACAAGACGACCCTCGGCTACTACCAGGCGTACGCCGACGGCGTGAACGCATACCTGTCGTCGCGGTCGGGTGCCGAGCTCTCGCTGGAGTATGCCGTCATCGGCATGCAGAACCCGGACTACGAGCCCGAGCCCTGGGAGCCGGCCGATTCCGTCGCGTGGCTGAAGGCGATGGCCTGGGACCTGCGCACCAACATCGAGGACGAGACCGACCGGGCCCTGCTCGCGGCGCGGCTCGCCGACACCGGCGAGACCACCGAGCAGACCGGCGCGTTGATCGAGAGGATCTACCCCGAGTACCCGTTCGGGAAGAACCCGGTCATCGTGCCCGAGATCTCGCCCGTCGACCCTGTCACGACCGACGCCACCCCTGCCTCGTTCTCCGGAAGCGGCGACGCCGAGATCGCCGACGCGCTGCGCACCGTCGAATGGCGTGAGGCCGACAGCGTCATCGAGGCCGCGAGCATGCTGCTCGGCGGTGCGGGCGAGGGCATCGGGTCGAACTCGTGGGTTGTGTCGGGCGATCTGACCGAGAGCGGGATGCCGCTGCTGGCCAACGACCCGCACCTCGGCGCCGCGCTGCCGTCGGTCTGGTATCAGGTGCAGCTGAAGTGCCGGAAGGTGAGCGAGGCGTGCCCGTTCGACGTCGGCGGGTTCTCGTTCTCGGGGATGCCGGGCGTCGTCATCGGTCACAACGCGAACATCGCGTGGGGGTTCACCAACCTCACCACCGACGTCGCCGACCTCTACGTCGAGAAGCTCGACGGTGATTCGTACTGGCGCGACGGCGCGCTGGCCCCGCTCGAGGTCGAGAAGGACGTCATCAAGGTCGCCGGCGGCGACGACGTGCCGCTGACCATCCGGCGAACCGCGCACGGCCCGATCATCTCGGGCCTCACCGACGACTTCACCGCCATCGGGGAGGATCCGGTCGTCGGCGACGCGGACGCTCCGCTGCCGCTCGCCGGCGCGCCCGAGATCCCCGCCGGCGACACGGCCGTGAGTCTGCGGTGGACGGCGCTGGATCCCGGCACCACCCCCAGCGCCCTGTTCGCGATGAACACGGCGGATGACTTCGCGAGCTTCCGCCGCGCGGCATCCCTCTTCGACGTGCCCGCGCAGAACCTGGTCTACGCCGACCTCGAGGGCAACATCGGCTATCAGGCGCCGGGGCGCCTGCCGATCCGCGGCGTCGGCGACGGCACGCTGCCGCAGCCGGGCTGGGACAGCGCCTACGACTGGCAGGGCTTCATCCCCTTCGACGAGCTGCCGGTGTCGTACAACCCGCCCGAGGGCTACATCGTCACCGCGAACAACGCGATCGTCGGCGACGATTACGACTACTTCCTGTCGAAGGACTGGGACTACGGGTACCGGGCCGCACGCATCGCGCACCTGATCGAACGCCGCTCTGCGGCCGCGCCGCTCAGCGCGCAGGACATGCGCGAGATCCAGATGGACGACGAGATGTGGATCGGCAAGCAGCTCGTCGCCGCGATGGAGGGGGTGCCTGTCGAGCGGAAGGGTCCGAAGGCCGCGGTCGACCTGCTGCGCACCTGGGACGTGCAGAACACGCCCGACTCCCCCGCCGCGGCCTACGCGAACGTGCTCTGGTCGAACCTCGTGCACAACGTCTTCATCGACCGCGAGGTGCCGATGCCCGTCGGCGACCAGGGCCGCCTGTTCACCGTCGTCGGCCAGATGCTCGAAGACGAGAACGACCCGCTGTGGCAGAACGAGCGGGTGGGCGTCGACGACATGCAGTCGATGCTCGCGCTGGCCGCCGACCAGGCCTACGACGAACTGGCCGAGCTGCAGGGCGGCGATGTGACCGCCTGGCGCTGGGGCGACCTGCACGCGCTCTCGCTGACCCACTCCACCCTGGGAACCTCGGGCATCGCTCCGATCGAGATGCTGTTCAACCGCGGACCGTACCGGGTGGGCGGCGGCGCCTCGGTCGTGAACGCGACGGGATGGCGCCTCGGCGAGTCGTACGCGACGGTCACCGTGCCGTCGATGCGGATGGTCATCGACCTCGACGACTTCGACGCGTCGACGTGGAACCACCTCACCGGCGCGAGCGGTCACGCGTTCGACGCCCACTACACCGACCAGACCGCCGACTGGGCCGAGGGCATCCAGAAGCCGTGGGCGTTCACGAAGAAGGCGGTGGGGAAGGCGACGGTCGATCGGCTGGTGCTCACCCCCGCGGGGTGA
- a CDS encoding alpha/beta fold hydrolase → MPERLLAPEGTVADIGEFTYAGATLVHEDFGSGRRPIVLVHGIGMGRSVYLDLTSHLDGRIIGLDLPGFGEAPEPERTLTMERHADLVAAYLRSRRIDDAVIMGHSMGSQIAAEIAVRHPDVVSALVLAGPTVNSASRSVRAQAGYLLWDLLHERPEVLWRGAREYVRGGPHLLRKMKATIVHTPENAYPRVRVPVLVVRGQRDPLAPMTWCQEIVDMVPDARFVEIPDHGHGTLISESGGAAATIRDFVRGL, encoded by the coding sequence ATGCCCGAACGTCTGCTCGCACCCGAGGGCACCGTCGCCGACATCGGCGAGTTCACGTACGCCGGTGCGACGCTGGTGCACGAGGACTTCGGCTCGGGCCGCCGGCCGATCGTTCTGGTGCACGGCATCGGCATGGGCCGCAGCGTGTATCTCGACCTCACGTCCCACCTCGACGGCCGGATCATCGGTCTCGACCTGCCCGGTTTCGGCGAGGCGCCCGAGCCCGAGCGCACCCTCACCATGGAGCGCCACGCCGACCTCGTCGCCGCCTACCTGCGCAGCCGCCGCATCGACGACGCGGTGATCATGGGGCACTCCATGGGCAGCCAGATCGCGGCCGAGATCGCGGTGCGCCACCCCGACGTCGTCTCGGCACTCGTGCTCGCAGGCCCGACCGTGAACAGCGCGTCGCGCAGCGTCCGGGCTCAGGCCGGGTACCTGCTCTGGGATCTGCTGCACGAGCGACCCGAGGTGCTGTGGCGAGGAGCGCGCGAGTACGTGCGCGGCGGCCCGCATCTGCTGCGCAAGATGAAGGCGACGATCGTGCACACGCCCGAGAACGCCTACCCCCGCGTGCGCGTGCCGGTGCTGGTGGTACGCGGTCAGCGCGATCCGCTCGCCCCGATGACCTGGTGCCAGGAGATCGTCGACATGGTTCCGGATGCCCGTTTCGTCGAGATCCCCGACCACGGCCACGGCACGCTGATCAGCGAATCCGGCGGAGCCGCGGCCACGATCCGCGACTTCGTCCGCGGCCTCTGA
- the mnhG gene encoding monovalent cation/H(+) antiporter subunit G, producing MTVTSFLEVALPAPVAETIALILVLLGAILCLSAAVGLLHFRDVPSRLHAGTKPQVLGLVLICLAIAVAQRTIGGMLLGLVIVIPVILLQFATAPLSAHMVGRQAYRNGTIQAHSLVVDEYAESKETPPAAG from the coding sequence ATGACCGTGACATCGTTCCTCGAAGTCGCCCTGCCGGCACCGGTCGCCGAGACCATCGCGCTGATCCTCGTGCTGCTGGGCGCCATCCTCTGCCTGTCGGCCGCGGTGGGTCTGCTGCACTTCCGCGATGTGCCCAGCCGCCTGCATGCGGGTACGAAACCGCAGGTGCTCGGCCTCGTGCTCATCTGCCTGGCCATCGCGGTGGCGCAGCGCACGATCGGCGGCATGCTGCTGGGGCTGGTGATCGTGATCCCGGTGATCCTGCTGCAGTTCGCGACCGCGCCGCTCTCGGCCCACATGGTGGGCCGTCAGGCGTACCGCAACGGCACGATCCAGGCACACAGCCTCGTCGTCGACGAGTACGCCGAGTCGAAGGAGACCCCGCCGGCCGCCGGCTGA
- a CDS encoding monovalent cation/H+ antiporter complex subunit F: MTNPLLIAILVVFGIAAILAVIRIVRGPSILDRTVASDVLLTEVMCVLGADMAINGHTRNIPVMLIIAAVGVFASISVARYVARRDNTTP, from the coding sequence ATGACGAACCCGCTGCTGATCGCCATCCTCGTCGTCTTCGGCATCGCGGCGATCCTCGCCGTGATCCGCATCGTGCGGGGCCCGTCGATCCTCGACCGCACGGTCGCATCGGACGTGCTGCTCACCGAGGTGATGTGCGTGCTCGGGGCCGACATGGCCATCAACGGGCACACCCGCAACATCCCCGTCATGCTCATCATCGCGGCCGTCGGCGTCTTCGCGTCGATCTCGGTGGCCCGCTACGTCGCGCGAAGGGACAACACGACACCATGA
- a CDS encoding Na+/H+ antiporter subunit E has translation MNADARRRIMRDILLQLPFMIWLVLLWMLLWHQFTPLAIVTGILVAIFVTRVFRLPTVELVGRVNVWHSLVFIVLFLGAVVMGAVSVTIQVFDLRRQPGAAIIAIPLRYADDILTTHVAVTASLIPGSLVVESDRDRRILYLHVIGVRTRADVDRFREGVLAWERRIVRAVGTPEQYRALRSDEKG, from the coding sequence ATGAACGCCGACGCCCGTCGCCGCATCATGCGCGACATCCTGCTCCAGCTGCCGTTCATGATCTGGCTCGTGCTGCTGTGGATGCTGCTCTGGCACCAGTTCACACCGTTGGCGATCGTCACCGGCATCCTGGTCGCGATCTTCGTGACCCGCGTCTTCCGCCTGCCGACGGTCGAGTTGGTCGGTCGGGTGAACGTCTGGCACTCGCTGGTGTTCATCGTGCTCTTCCTCGGCGCGGTGGTGATGGGCGCGGTCAGCGTGACGATCCAGGTCTTCGACCTCCGACGCCAGCCGGGGGCCGCGATCATCGCGATTCCGCTGCGCTATGCCGATGACATCCTCACCACGCACGTCGCCGTGACAGCCTCGCTCATCCCCGGATCGCTGGTCGTCGAGAGCGACCGCGACCGGCGCATCCTGTACCTGCACGTCATCGGCGTGCGCACCCGCGCCGACGTCGACCGATTCCGCGAGGGGGTGCTCGCCTGGGAGCGCCGCATCGTCCGCGCGGTCGGAACTCCGGAGCAGTACCGGGCGCTCCGATCGGACGAGAAGGGATAG
- a CDS encoding Na+/H+ antiporter subunit D, with protein MSALVPLIVMLPLLGAAVTLVFGRNPRLQVVVTTATLVAVSIIAAVLLLAVDASDQPFAVSVGGWPVPFGIILYVDRLAALLVLISSIVLLAVLLFSIGQGAADGAEETPISIFNPTYLILAAGIFDAFIAGDLFNLYVGFEILLVASYVLITLGSTESRIRTGAVYIVVSLVSSILFLAAIALIYGAVGTVNMAQVAERVAQLPQETQLVLHLILLVAFGIKAAIFPVSFWLPDSYPTAPAPVTAVFAGLLTKVGVYALIRTETQIFASNDINDLLLIVALATMVIGVLGAVAQAELKRILSFTLVSHVGYMIFGLAIATEAAIGATVYYIVHHIVVQTTLFLAVGLIERKAGSTSILRVSGLMKAAPVLAVLYFVPAINLGGLPPFSGFIGKVALFEAAADVGTPLMIVLIFGGILTSLLTLYALMRAWNLAFWREDDGASENDGRIEYLGNAPAADEQGETREIPPIMTYATAGMVAVTLALTVFAGPLYAICDRIGAGLLQPVTLELIDEGAS; from the coding sequence GTGAGCGCACTCGTTCCCCTCATCGTGATGCTGCCGCTGCTCGGCGCGGCCGTCACGCTCGTCTTCGGCCGCAACCCCCGGCTGCAGGTCGTCGTCACCACCGCGACCCTCGTGGCGGTCTCGATCATCGCCGCGGTGCTGCTGCTCGCCGTGGATGCGTCGGATCAGCCGTTCGCGGTCTCGGTGGGCGGCTGGCCCGTGCCGTTCGGCATCATCCTCTACGTCGACCGCCTGGCTGCGCTGCTCGTGCTCATCTCGAGCATCGTGCTGCTCGCGGTGCTGCTCTTCTCGATCGGTCAGGGCGCCGCCGACGGCGCCGAGGAGACGCCGATCTCGATCTTCAACCCGACCTACCTGATCCTCGCGGCCGGCATCTTCGATGCGTTCATCGCGGGTGATCTGTTCAACCTCTACGTCGGATTCGAGATCCTGCTCGTCGCGTCGTACGTGCTGATCACCCTGGGAAGCACCGAATCGCGCATCCGCACGGGAGCGGTGTACATCGTCGTCTCGCTCGTGTCGTCGATCCTGTTCCTCGCCGCGATCGCGCTGATCTACGGCGCCGTCGGCACCGTGAACATGGCGCAGGTCGCGGAGCGCGTGGCCCAGCTTCCGCAGGAGACGCAGCTCGTGCTGCACCTCATCCTGCTGGTCGCGTTCGGCATCAAGGCCGCGATCTTCCCGGTGTCGTTCTGGCTGCCCGACTCGTATCCCACGGCGCCCGCGCCGGTCACCGCGGTGTTCGCGGGCCTGCTGACCAAGGTCGGCGTGTACGCGCTGATCCGCACCGAGACCCAGATCTTCGCGAGCAACGACATCAACGACCTCCTGCTGATCGTCGCACTGGCGACGATGGTGATCGGAGTGCTCGGTGCGGTAGCCCAGGCCGAGCTGAAGAGGATCCTGTCGTTCACCCTCGTCAGTCACGTCGGGTACATGATCTTCGGCCTGGCCATCGCGACCGAGGCCGCCATCGGCGCCACGGTGTACTACATCGTGCACCACATCGTCGTGCAGACCACGCTGTTCCTCGCCGTCGGGCTGATCGAGCGAAAGGCCGGCAGCACGTCCATCCTGCGTGTGAGCGGTCTGATGAAGGCGGCGCCGGTGCTGGCCGTGCTGTACTTCGTGCCCGCCATCAACCTCGGCGGTCTGCCGCCGTTCTCGGGCTTCATCGGCAAGGTCGCGCTGTTCGAAGCCGCCGCCGACGTGGGCACACCGCTGATGATCGTGCTCATCTTCGGCGGCATCCTCACCTCGCTGCTCACCCTCTACGCCCTGATGCGCGCATGGAACCTCGCTTTCTGGCGGGAAGACGACGGCGCCTCCGAGAACGACGGCCGCATCGAGTACCTCGGCAACGCACCGGCCGCCGACGAACAGGGTGAGACCAGAGAGATCCCGCCGATCATGACGTATGCCACCGCGGGCATGGTCGCGGTGACGCTCGCGCTGACCGTCTTCGCCGGGCCGCTCTATGCGATCTGCGACCGCATCGGGGCCGGGCTGCTGCAGCCGGTCACGCTCGAGCTGATCGATGAGGGGGCGAGCTGA
- a CDS encoding Na(+)/H(+) antiporter subunit C: MDVSLTLIVIMAVLFAAGVYAMMERSLTRVLIGFLLLGNATNLLLLIVMGVPGSAPFYGEEGEVSDPLPQALTLTAIVITFAVSAFLLALIYRSWQLGQADTVEDDLGDIAVRERTDAEEDLFDDESTSDDDEATTDFVGVTTAPITVLNMRDHPAIVDDAPVDVPDAPDAGPSTGSGTQDDEREDRP, translated from the coding sequence ATGGACGTCTCCCTGACCCTCATCGTGATCATGGCCGTGCTGTTCGCCGCCGGCGTCTACGCGATGATGGAGCGCAGCCTCACCCGGGTGCTCATCGGCTTCCTGCTGCTGGGCAACGCCACCAACCTGCTGCTGCTGATCGTGATGGGCGTGCCCGGATCGGCGCCGTTCTACGGCGAGGAGGGCGAGGTCAGCGACCCCCTCCCGCAGGCGCTGACCCTGACGGCCATCGTCATCACGTTCGCGGTCTCGGCGTTCCTGCTGGCCCTGATCTACCGCTCGTGGCAGCTCGGGCAGGCCGACACGGTGGAGGACGACCTGGGCGACATCGCGGTGCGCGAGCGGACGGATGCCGAGGAGGATCTCTTCGACGACGAGTCCACCAGCGACGACGACGAGGCGACCACCGACTTCGTCGGGGTGACCACGGCTCCGATCACCGTTCTGAACATGCGCGACCATCCGGCGATCGTCGACGACGCACCGGTGGATGTGCCCGACGCTCCGGATGCCGGCCCTTCGACAGGCTCGGGGACCCAGGACGATGAGAGGGAGGATCGGCCGTGA
- a CDS encoding Na+/H+ antiporter subunit A — protein sequence MLLLLAVFLAGSVILPVLVRWLGAQAFVLGALIPAAAFAHALVQTPHVLDGRDAPFELYRWIPRLGLNLSMHMDVLGWVLTLIVTGVGALVLLYCRWYFHDEGREVGQFAGVLLGFAGAMYGLVLTDDLVMLVMFWELTSILSYLLIGHYRRRAASRRAALQALLVTTLGGLVMFVGVILLVVDAGTASIRELLALAPDGPLVDAAIVMLLVGAISKSALFPFHFWLPGAMAAPTPVSAYLHAAAMVKAGIYLIARFAPIFALAAPWRPIVITLGVFTLLLGGIQALRETDLKRILAFGTVSQLGFFAVVVGYGTPAAALAGLALVIGHALFKSALFLIVGVIDRQLSTRDIDELSGVGRQAPVMATAAFISVASMMGVAPTIGYVAKESTLTALLEDALHGSVWGWVALVGSTIGAILTAAYGCRFLWGAFWRKRDADGAHMPETAWPDPPVGFLSAPIVLAGISLAAGIGAPAVDVALQGYAKTLGSAEPGHLALWHGLEPALLLSLGAIVVGIGLFVLSIRTRWDRRPRLLRFTAADAYYLVMRGVDRLSVLTTSVTQRGSLPLYVGTIFVVLLAAEATALVAAMPDRLALSAWHTPVQIVVAPVMAIAGIIAVRARKRYTGVVLVSVTGLGMVVLFATSGAPDLALTQILVETVTMVTFALVLRRLPSRMGEHNASVGRIPRAVLAVGVGVVMAFLAIVATQARMFDPISVDFPQLAYELGHGKNVVNVALVDLRGWDTMGELSVLVLAATGVASLVFVTHRADLLSATRDLPETTRRSTARRPMVETDEGLRFQTAENRGAPRAWLVSGQQMKAENRSILLEVIVRVLFHTIILVSIYLLFAGHNLPGGGFAGGLVAGMALVMRYIAGGRWELGAAAPTDAGRLLGGGLILAVGAALLPLFFGMAPLQSAVWEAEVPVLGHIEFVSSTVFDIGVYLVVIGLVLDVLRSLGAEVDRQTLETRSRGAVI from the coding sequence CTGCTGTACTGCCGCTGGTACTTCCACGACGAGGGGCGCGAGGTCGGCCAGTTCGCCGGCGTCCTGCTCGGCTTCGCGGGCGCCATGTACGGGCTGGTCCTCACCGATGATCTGGTCATGCTCGTGATGTTCTGGGAGCTCACGAGCATCCTGTCGTACCTGCTCATCGGCCACTACCGGCGCCGCGCGGCCAGTCGACGAGCCGCCCTCCAGGCCCTGCTGGTGACCACGCTCGGCGGACTCGTGATGTTCGTCGGCGTGATCCTGCTCGTCGTCGACGCCGGCACGGCGAGCATCCGGGAGCTGCTCGCCCTCGCCCCGGACGGGCCGCTCGTCGATGCGGCGATCGTCATGCTGCTCGTCGGCGCGATCTCGAAGTCGGCGCTGTTCCCGTTCCACTTCTGGCTGCCCGGCGCGATGGCCGCGCCCACGCCGGTCAGTGCGTACCTGCACGCAGCGGCGATGGTGAAAGCCGGAATCTACCTCATCGCGCGGTTCGCGCCGATCTTCGCGCTCGCGGCCCCGTGGCGACCGATCGTCATCACGCTGGGCGTGTTCACGCTGCTGCTCGGCGGCATCCAGGCGCTGCGCGAGACAGACCTCAAGCGCATCCTGGCGTTCGGCACCGTCAGCCAGCTCGGGTTCTTCGCCGTCGTCGTCGGCTACGGCACGCCGGCCGCGGCACTGGCGGGCCTGGCCCTGGTGATCGGGCACGCGCTGTTCAAGTCGGCGCTGTTCCTCATCGTCGGTGTGATCGACCGCCAGCTCTCCACGCGCGACATCGACGAGCTGTCGGGCGTCGGCCGGCAGGCGCCGGTGATGGCGACCGCCGCATTCATCTCGGTGGCCTCGATGATGGGCGTCGCGCCGACGATCGGGTACGTCGCCAAGGAGTCCACCCTCACCGCCCTGCTCGAAGACGCCCTGCACGGCTCGGTGTGGGGATGGGTGGCGCTCGTCGGCTCGACGATCGGCGCGATCCTCACGGCCGCCTACGGCTGCCGATTCCTCTGGGGTGCGTTCTGGCGCAAGAGGGATGCCGATGGCGCACACATGCCCGAGACGGCATGGCCCGATCCGCCGGTGGGCTTCCTCTCGGCGCCGATCGTGCTCGCCGGCATCAGCCTCGCCGCCGGCATCGGAGCTCCGGCCGTCGATGTCGCCCTGCAGGGTTACGCGAAGACGCTCGGGTCGGCTGAGCCGGGGCACCTGGCGCTCTGGCATGGGCTCGAGCCCGCCCTGCTGCTGTCGCTGGGCGCGATCGTCGTGGGCATCGGACTCTTCGTGCTCAGCATCCGCACCCGCTGGGATCGCCGGCCCCGCCTGCTGCGCTTCACCGCCGCCGACGCGTACTACCTCGTCATGCGCGGCGTCGACCGACTCTCGGTGCTGACCACCAGCGTCACCCAGCGCGGTTCGCTGCCGTTGTACGTCGGCACCATCTTCGTCGTGCTGCTCGCAGCCGAAGCCACTGCGCTCGTCGCCGCGATGCCGGATCGACTCGCTCTCTCGGCTTGGCACACACCCGTGCAGATAGTCGTCGCCCCGGTGATGGCCATCGCCGGCATCATCGCCGTGCGCGCCCGCAAGCGATACACGGGAGTGGTGCTCGTCTCGGTCACCGGGCTCGGCATGGTCGTGCTGTTCGCGACCAGCGGCGCCCCCGATCTCGCGCTCACGCAGATCCTCGTCGAGACCGTCACCATGGTCACCTTCGCGCTGGTGCTGCGCCGACTGCCCTCGCGCATGGGCGAGCACAACGCGTCGGTCGGGCGGATCCCGCGTGCCGTGCTGGCCGTCGGTGTGGGAGTGGTGATGGCCTTCCTCGCCATCGTCGCGACCCAGGCGCGCATGTTCGATCCGATCTCGGTCGATTTCCCACAGCTCGCCTACGAGCTCGGACACGGCAAGAACGTGGTCAACGTCGCCCTCGTCGACCTCCGCGGGTGGGACACGATGGGCGAGCTGAGCGTGCTCGTGCTGGCCGCGACGGGTGTGGCATCCCTCGTCTTCGTCACCCACCGCGCAGACCTGCTCTCGGCGACACGCGACCTGCCCGAGACGACTCGGCGGTCGACGGCGCGTCGGCCGATGGTCGAGACCGACGAGGGCCTGCGATTCCAGACCGCCGAGAACCGCGGTGCGCCGCGGGCGTGGCTGGTCAGCGGTCAGCAGATGAAGGCGGAGAACCGCTCGATCCTGCTCGAGGTGATCGTGCGGGTGCTGTTCCACACGATCATCCTCGTGTCGATCTATCTGCTGTTCGCCGGTCACAACCTGCCCGGCGGCGGCTTCGCGGGCGGCCTTGTGGCGGGCATGGCGCTCGTGATGCGCTACATCGCCGGCGGCCGATGGGAGCTGGGCGCGGCTGCGCCGACCGACGCCGGGCGCCTGCTCGGCGGAGGACTCATCCTCGCCGTCGGCGCCGCTCTGCTGCCGCTGTTCTTCGGCATGGCGCCACTGCAGAGCGCCGTGTGGGAGGCCGAGGTGCCGGTGCTCGGTCACATCGAGTTCGTCAGCTCGACGGTCTTCGACATCGGCGTCTACCTCGTCGTCATCGGGCTCGTGCTCGACGTGCTGCGCAGCCTCGGCGCCGAGGTCGACCGGCAGACGCTCGAGACGCGCAGTCGGGGGGCGGTCATCTGA